GCGACGGCCGTGGAAGCAGCGAAGCTCCTCACCTACAACGCGGCAAGCCGCAAAGACCAGGAGCTCACGACAGGCATCGAAGCATCGATGGCGAAAATGTTCGCGTCCGACACTGCGATGAAAGTCACCACGGAAGCCATTCAGGTCTATGGCGGCTACGGCTACACGAAAGACTACCCGGTGGAACGCTTTTTCCGTGACGCCAAAGTCACACAAATTTACGAAGGCACCAACGAAATCCAGCGCATCGTCATCGCCGGAAAACTGTGTAAAGACTGAACTTCATCTCGGAGAGGCGATGATCATGGACTTTACGGAGGGTTTAGAAACAAAGAAAACCATCACATTATCAGGAGCAAGGGGAGGAATCTACATGCAATTTCAACTCACAGATGAACAGGAAATGATCCGCAAAATGGTCCGCGATTTCGCCACCAACGAAGTGGCACCCACGGCAGAAGAACGCGACGAAGAAGAACGCTTTGACCGGAACATTTTCGACCAGATGGCAGCCCTCGGTCTGACGGGCATTCCCTGGCCGGAAGAATACGGCGGAATCGGTGCCGATTACCTCAGCTACGTGATTGCCGTCGAAGAACTGTCCCGGGTTTGTGCATCGACAGGCGTGACCTTAAGTGCCCACATCTCGCTGGCCGGCTGGCCGATCTATACATTCGGTAACGAGGATCAAAAGCAGAAGTATCTCCGCGGCCTGTCCGAAGGGACGATGATGGGGGCATACGGACTCACCGAACCCGGTGCCGGAAGTGATGCGGCGGGCATGAAAACGACGGCCAAGCGTGATGGGGACGACTACATCCTCGACGGCTCGAAGATCTATATCACCAACGGCGGAGAGGCGGACATCTACGTGGTCTTTGCAGTGACGGACCCGGAGAAGAAGCATAAAGGGATGACGGCATTCATTGTCGAAAAAGAGATGGACGGTTTTACGATGGGGAAAAAAGAGCGAAAGATGGGGATCCGCTCATCCCCGACGCTCGAAATTATTTTTGACGGGGTCCGGGTCCCGAAAGAAAACCGGCTCGGGGAAGAAGGGGAAGGCTTCAAGATTGCCATGCAGACCCTTGACGGTGGCCGAAACGGCATCGCAGCTCAGGCAGTCGGGATCGCTCAAGGGGCACTCGATGAAGCCGTCGCCTACGCCAAAGAGCGAAAACAGTTCGGAAAGCCCATCGCCCAGCAGCAAGGCATCGGCTTTAAGCTGGCCGATATGGCCACGAAGGTGGAAGCATCGCGTCTTCTCACGTATCAGGCGGCGTGGCTTGAAAGTGAAGGGAAACCTTATGGCAAGGCGTCGGCCATGTCGAAGCTGTTTGCGGGCGACTCTGCCATGGAAGTCACCACGGAAGCGGTACAGGTCTTTGGCGGTTACGGCTATACGAAGGACTATCCGGTGGAGCGGTTTATGCGTGACGCGAAAATCACACAGATTTACGAGGGAACTAATGAGATTCAGCGGCTGGTGATTTCCAAAATGCTGATGAACGAATAAAAGAGCATAACGGATGGGAGGCGGTGACGTGAAGCAGTTGAACAGCATGACGATACCTGAGCTGTTCGAAGCCATCCGATCCGGGCATCCGCGTGCATTGGCGAGAGCGATTTCCTTCGCGGAGGATCAATCGCTCTCTTCGCACGAGTACCGGGAACTGATGAGCCTCGTTTATCAACAGCAGGGAAACGGCAAAGTGACGGGGATTACCGGTTCGCCAGGGGCCGGGAAGAGTACATTGGTCAACCGCCTGGTGAAAGCCTGGCGAAGCGACGGGCAGCGCGTCGGGATTCTCGCCGTGGACCCGACCAGCCCTTTTTCAGGCGGAGCGCTCCTTGGTGACCGGATCCGCATGCATGAGCACGAAGGGGACCCGGGGGTCT
This Salisediminibacterium beveridgei DNA region includes the following protein-coding sequences:
- a CDS encoding acyl-CoA dehydrogenase; translation: MQFQLTDEQEMIRKMVRDFATNEVAPTAEERDEEERFDRNIFDQMAALGLTGIPWPEEYGGIGADYLSYVIAVEELSRVCASTGVTLSAHISLAGWPIYTFGNEDQKQKYLRGLSEGTMMGAYGLTEPGAGSDAAGMKTTAKRDGDDYILDGSKIYITNGGEADIYVVFAVTDPEKKHKGMTAFIVEKEMDGFTMGKKERKMGIRSSPTLEIIFDGVRVPKENRLGEEGEGFKIAMQTLDGGRNGIAAQAVGIAQGALDEAVAYAKERKQFGKPIAQQQGIGFKLADMATKVEASRLLTYQAAWLESEGKPYGKASAMSKLFAGDSAMEVTTEAVQVFGGYGYTKDYPVERFMRDAKITQIYEGTNEIQRLVISKMLMNE